The proteins below come from a single Dinghuibacter silviterrae genomic window:
- a CDS encoding T9SS type A sorting domain-containing protein, which translates to MAPHRLYAQTSPLPNPDESEKVVKVYPVPAVTFVNFEFQKDYDKSNSLVIYNFIGKKVYETVSMPAKLTLNVSDYYRGLYIYQVRNKTGEIIDSGKFLVTK; encoded by the coding sequence ATGGCTCCCCACCGTCTCTATGCCCAAACCTCCCCCCTCCCCAACCCGGACGAATCGGAGAAAGTAGTGAAGGTATACCCGGTTCCAGCGGTAACCTTTGTCAATTTTGAGTTTCAGAAAGATTACGACAAATCTAATTCACTGGTTATCTACAACTTCATTGGCAAGAAGGTCTACGAGACCGTGAGCATGCCTGCTAAATTAACGCTCAACGTGAGCGATTATTATAGGGGCCTGTATATTTATCAGGTGCGGAACAAGACCGGGGAGATTATCGACTCGGGTAAGTTCCTGGTAACCAAATAA
- a CDS encoding PorP/SprF family type IX secretion system membrane protein: protein MRKCYALILFLLPAITHGQDIHFSQFYEAQLYQNPALGGLYKGDVHIQAMFRSQWTSISSPFQTGYLSGEYKVPIGGQNDYLTLGAQLMYDQAGSAGLTTTIVEPTINYQKSLNADREMYLSVGFSGGLTQRRIDQSKITTDYQYTNPGGYNGESNLGNNVSYLDGSAGIAFSTSLDEDNQDHLYLGVSYDHFNKPRSSFYNDNTVELQPKWIASAGMKLYMSDETFMEIHADHMIQGPYNETMFGGLFSYKFGDPDDPDEVLGLGAFIRWQSDFIPVVKLNLRSYIVSLSYDANISDLKTASQGRGGFELGLSWLAFTRASTSTRNSTLCPEF from the coding sequence ATGCGAAAATGCTACGCCCTTATCCTGTTTCTTTTGCCGGCAATCACGCACGGCCAGGACATTCATTTCTCCCAGTTTTACGAGGCACAGCTCTACCAGAACCCTGCCCTGGGCGGTTTGTACAAGGGAGACGTCCACATCCAGGCGATGTTCCGGAGCCAGTGGACAAGCATTTCCAGCCCTTTCCAAACCGGCTACCTCAGCGGGGAATACAAGGTCCCTATAGGGGGACAGAATGACTACCTGACCCTGGGCGCCCAGCTGATGTACGACCAGGCCGGGAGCGCGGGCCTGACCACCACCATCGTGGAGCCTACCATCAACTATCAGAAATCCCTCAACGCGGACAGGGAAATGTACCTCAGCGTCGGCTTTTCGGGAGGGCTTACCCAACGCAGGATAGACCAAAGCAAGATCACCACCGACTACCAGTATACCAACCCTGGCGGGTACAACGGGGAAAGCAACCTCGGGAACAACGTCTCCTACCTGGACGGATCCGCCGGGATCGCCTTTTCCACCTCCCTGGACGAGGACAACCAGGACCACCTGTACCTGGGGGTGTCGTACGATCACTTCAACAAGCCGCGCTCCTCCTTTTACAACGACAATACGGTCGAACTCCAACCGAAGTGGATTGCCTCGGCGGGGATGAAGCTGTATATGTCCGACGAGACCTTTATGGAAATCCACGCCGACCACATGATACAGGGCCCCTATAATGAAACCATGTTCGGGGGTTTGTTTTCCTACAAATTCGGAGATCCCGACGACCCGGACGAGGTTCTTGGGCTCGGGGCCTTTATCCGTTGGCAAAGCGATTTTATTCCCGTGGTGAAATTAAACCTGCGATCTTATATCGTGTCTTTGAGTTATGACGCCAATATCTCTGACCTCAAAACGGCCTCCCAGGGCAGGGGCGGCTTTGAACTGGGACTCTCCTGGCTCGCTTTTACCCGGGCCAGTACGTCCACCCGAAACAGCACCCTCTGTCCTGAGTTTTAG